The genomic region ATAAAATTTCTAGTAGTCTTTAAAACTAAAATCtgcattaaaaattttaatcaaATCTTTTAGACAGTAGAAGAGCATATGCAGTTGTCATTTTCTCATATTATGAAACATTGGAAACGTAATCCTGCTGCACAACCTGCTGCTGCAACAGGAAAAGTTCCAGGATCGAGAAACGTTCTTCTTCGTTTTTATCCACCGCAATCTGCATTGGGTTAGTACTGGACATCATAGTTATCGTATTGGATGTCTGAGAATATTAGAAATTTATGATTCTTTCTTCTAGAAGGCAATTCACGTAAAAAGAAAGtatatgaacaacaagaaaatgaagaaaatcCATTGAGATGTCCAGTAAAATTATACGAATTTTACTTATCCAAGTGGTAAGTTAGTTTTGTTATTAGAGATAAATGTTCCTGAAATAATCTGTAAGTaattttgttcttgtttgttaCAATTATAGCCCAGAGAGCGTGAAAACTCGTAACGATGTATTCTATTTATTACCTGAAAGAAGTTGTGTACCGGACAGTCCAGTATGGTACTCAACATCTCCATTGGCTAAGGAACATCTCATAAAAATGCTCTATCGCATTAAGATGGTTAAAGAAATTAATGTGGCATTACTGACTAGTTAATTTCATGTTCGTACATTTAATCTTCTCTCTGTTAATTCGGTTCATGTAACACACAAAAAGTAATCGTTTCCACATGAAACAAACAAGAATGTTCAAAGAATGATGTGTAATCAttgaaattttataatttctattgtatatttttcacttcctaatgaaataaaaaaatttatgaacaaatgaatattcCATGATAGTGCCACGTGTGGACATAAATCTTAACTATAATAAATACCAATTGTGCTACACGATTAAacttttattaacaatataaacaGAATTATACACTCTTCTTTGGTCTTGAAAATGTACGCTTACGTTTCAATATATTCTTTTTTACCTCTAATTGACCGAGTTCAATCTGTAATTCAGAAAATatttcttcttgctcttcttgtggAATGGTCGCTCTaaaacaatacaataaaaaaaaaagtgtaTGAATATGTAACGCTTCTATATGTAAATTAATGTACATTTCTGTACAGAAATTTTTACCTGTAAATTTTCATTAAATCAAATTTCTCCCATGGTTTAGCAGCAGCTCGTGCTTTCCTTCTACGTTTATCATTAACATATGGCATTAAGTCTACCACACCTTTCAAATCTTGTCGTTCCCATTTCTCTAACCATTTCTTATCTTTAAGaggaattttaatttcattaactGGAACTGCTGCTCCTTCAGATAACAGTTCAGGATCCATATTAAATGGAAATGTACTATATTCTTCTGGTGCATCTCTAAGGTAAAGTAGTTTATTATCCAATCTTTTCTCCAATCTGTAAATATTGAAAATGTTCAATGAATTCTATACACATCTTATTGCAATAACTTGATAAAGAAAcatgaataaaataattaaacacTACCTTAAACAATCAATTTTCTGGATAGCTGGATCATATAATCCATACAGTACTTCTATAGGTTCACCATCCACAACATTTCTCAAGAGAAATGTAGCTCTTAATCCACAACCTTCTCGCATTATGCATATGCCAACAAATCTGTTTACTTTTCCATTTGCATGTGGATCAGAATATGTTACAGCTAATATAGAGCCAACATAAAATTCAGGAATACTGACGACAGATCTTCTAGCCAGCATATCAAGACGTTCTAATTTTTCTCTCACATTATTACGGTATAGTGAGTTTGGGTCAGGTAAGAATTCTGGATAAACAAATCTATAATTTTCATATGTTGTATCAGATGGATTTTTGTCGTTCTTCTTTTGAAAATTGTTTTCAGGTTCTTTTTCTTGGTCTAATGTTTGCGAGATAGATGAAAACGCTCTTCTTTCTTGATCTGAAAATagtaagataattttgatatacaaaTTAATCATAAAAACGTTAAATAAGGCCAACAAAGTAAATGTAACTCGTTAATTGTCGGTGTAAAAAAATATTAGTAAACCTTTGaatcatatttatataaataaacttGTTTTTCATAAGAACCAACAATAATGTTAGCGTATATAATAAAACGTACTTAACAACTGTAAACGATATACATTTTGCCATATTTTATAAGATAAAAATCTAGTCAGAATAACCATGTTTTAAAGATGTGTTTATTATTTCTCCGGTTTATAGGTTATAATACTTTGGGCAAAGATTATTATACTAGAAACGAAACTCGCGTCGACATCTTTGATGTTCACGTTTCCTAATTCAGTAATTTTGGACTGCTACGTTGGTAATATGGATTACCAAGGATATTACAAATGTCTATAAGATGTGGATCTTCTTAACACATTGTCTGTGCTTACATTTGATTTTAGGTTATGTACACGATTATGATAAAAACAACT from Megalopta genalis isolate 19385.01 chromosome 3, iyMegGena1_principal, whole genome shotgun sequence harbors:
- the mRpL19 gene encoding mitochondrial ribosomal protein L19, whose product is MVILTRFLSYKIWQNVYRLQLLNQERRAFSSISQTLDQEKEPENNFQKKNDKNPSDTTYENYRFVYPEFLPDPNSLYRNNVREKLERLDMLARRSVVSIPEFYVGSILAVTYSDPHANGKVNRFVGICIMREGCGLRATFLLRNVVDGEPIEVLYGLYDPAIQKIDCLRLEKRLDNKLLYLRDAPEEYSTFPFNMDPELLSEGAAVPVNEIKIPLKDKKWLEKWERQDLKGVVDLMPYVNDKRRRKARAAAKPWEKFDLMKIYRATIPQEEQEEIFSELQIELGQLEVKKNILKRKRTFSRPKKSV